The Micromonospora sp. NBC_00421 DNA window GAGCATCGCCCGCCCGGCCGGCACCCGGCGCTGGCTGCGCCGGCACGGTGTCCTGCTGGTCGGCGCGGTCCTGGCGATGGCGGTGCTGCTGGCGAACGCCGACACCACCTTCACCTTGAACTTCGTCAACGCGTACTCGCGGGATCCGGTCGTCGTCGGCTACCTCGTGGTCTTCTTCAGCTACATCGCGGTCTGCCTGGTCACCTTCATCACCAGCGTGGGCGGCTACCTGCGCCACGTGCCGGCCGGCGTACTGCGGACCGGACTCAGCTTCGTGGTCACCGGCACCGCGCTGGGCATCGTCTGGGCGGCCTGGTCCGGGGTCCGGCCGGTGATCACCCTCCTCACCGGCCGATCCCTGGCCACCACGCTGCCGATCGGCGCCACCCTGGGCTCGGTCTGCATGCTGCTCTGGCTGATCGGGGCTACCCTGACCGCCTGGGGCGACCGGATCACCGCGCCACTGCGTTGGCTGCGTGCGCTACGCCGGCTGCGCCGGATCGACCCGCTCTGGCGGGCGCTGCGGGCCGCGCTGCCGCAGATCGACCTCAACACCAGCGGCGGCTGGCGGTTGCCCGGCGCGGAGTTTGCGCTCTACCGGCGGGTGATCGAGATCCGCGACGCGCAGTTGACGCTGCGCCCGTACGCCCATCCGGACGTGTCGCGCTGGGTCGGCCCGGCGGCGGACCCGGCCACCGTGGAGGCGGCGGTGATCGCCGCCGCCCTCGTCGGTCACGCGCACGGCCGGGACTACCGTGCCGAGCACCCGTTCCAGGACGTGGACGCCTCACTGGCCTCGGAGAGCGCCTGGCTGGCTCGGGTGGCCCGGCAGTTCGCCAGCTCGGCGGAGGTGGCCCGGGTCCGCCAACTCGCTGCCGCCGAAGCCACCAGACCCCAGAACGCCGACCAGGCGTAGCCCCCTGGCAATCGGGTTTCGGCTGGCCGGTGAAGCTGCGCTGTCCCTTCGCCCGGGTCAACCTCGGCGGTCCCCCGGGCGCACCGGGCAGAACCGACAGCCCCGGTTTGCCGTGCCGCCAGCGTGGCTGCCTGATCACAAGACGCATCGCCAACGGTGACTGCACGCATCGACCGAGCACTGTCCCGGCCTGATCGCCGCGACGGGATTCGCTGATCTGCCGCCGTGCTGCCATCGGCCGCCTCGTCGAACATGTCGCACTCGCAGAGGTGTGCGTACTGGGGCATCGGGCGAGCACCAGCGGACCTGCAACTCCTGATAGATCGATTGCAACACCAGCCCGCCGACGTCGGCGAAGGACCGTGTCGAGGACGGCAGGGCCAGGGAGTCCCGGCACACCGGTCACCCGGACGTACGGCATCGGGGTCGCACGGCCCTACGCGATGTCGAAGAGTTGCTTCAGCCGGGCCTGGATCAGCGGTTGGCCGGCGGTGGAGACGTCGTAGTGGCCGGCTCCTTCGAGTACGGCGAGGTTGACGTCGTTGTCGTTGATCAACATCGTGTTGACGGTGTGGTAGGTGACCGTGGCGGGGCTGGTGATGTCGTCGGTCCCGTACAGCCAGAGGATCGACCCCGGCAGTGTCGAGTTCTCCAGCCTGCCCTGGTTCTCCGCGTAGAACCGCCTGTTCTCCGGCAGGGAGTTCGGGGTGTCGCCACGGATGCCTGGATAGGTGGTCAGCCGGTGCGTCGGGGACGCGTTCAGGTAGTTCTGGATGTCCCGTTTGACCAGGGCGTTGAGGCCGTCCAGGCAGGTGCGCCAGTTCTCGCGGTAGAACCTCAGCATGTTGGGGCCGTAGATCGTGGCGGGGTCGATGTCGTAGCCGGCGTAGCGTGCGGTCCTGGTGAAGTAGATGGTCTCCGCGTTGGCGAAGACGAGTTGTTCGATCTGGTGCTCTGTCGGCGGGAGTCCGGATCGCGCGGCCGTCTCGATGTCGTTCCACAGGACCCCGTTCATCGCGGGCACGTCCGGTACCGGGGCGAGGGTGATGGTGCCGCGGTACTTCAGGTCGGGGTCCGCCATCGTGGCCCGGTCGGAGTAGTACGCCGCGGCCAGAGCGGCGAAGC harbors:
- a CDS encoding MAB_1171c family putative transporter, which encodes MLTWLNFTALALAIVVAAYKLIPVPGRRRAAGTRYLSAFFLCIGLGLAVMAHPVLIAISHVEPVPNLSRLLGNGLEMLAAYFLGALGQSIARPAGTRRWLRRHGVLLVGAVLAMAVLLANADTTFTLNFVNAYSRDPVVVGYLVVFFSYIAVCLVTFITSVGGYLRHVPAGVLRTGLSFVVTGTALGIVWAAWSGVRPVITLLTGRSLATTLPIGATLGSVCMLLWLIGATLTAWGDRITAPLRWLRALRRLRRIDPLWRALRAALPQIDLNTSGGWRLPGAEFALYRRVIEIRDAQLTLRPYAHPDVSRWVGPAADPATVEAAVIAAALVGHAHGRDYRAEHPFQDVDASLASESAWLARVARQFASSAEVARVRQLAAAEATRPQNADQA
- a CDS encoding alpha/beta hydrolase family protein, which gives rise to MGLLIPVAPAWGADGGPTGAVEVSSDGDVVGTPTPLRNVPSVIADVADGQLVVYRMPGIRGGQINATAMLFLPTQAPPPGGWPLVVWGHGTVGWAPECAPSVQLQEHGRWADGPNAALLASILSMNIAVVAPDYEGLGPVADGVTEGHGYYELSSEGNSMVYAAVAAQRLLGDRLSGQWVPAGWSEGGFAALAAAYYSDRATMADPDLKYRGTITLAPVPDVPAMNGVLWNDIETAARSGLPPTEHQIEQLVFANAETIYFTRTARYAGYDIDPATIYGPNMLRFYRENWRTCLDGLNALVKRDIQNYLNASPTHRLTTYPGIRGDTPNSLPENRRFYAENQGRLENSTLPGSILWLYGTDDITSPATVTYHTVNTMLINDNDVNLAVLEGAGHYDVSTAGQPLIQARLKQLFDIA